The following are encoded in a window of Shewanella psychrotolerans genomic DNA:
- a CDS encoding ABC transporter permease subunit, giving the protein MNNRLNKPSFSTIMLWAGMFFLYAPMFILVFYSFNESKLVTVWGGFSAKWYGELFRDEQILDAVWTSLKVAFFASTMAVILGTMAAFVMTRFARSWGRMTLSNMITAPLVMPEVITGLSLLLLFVHMADLFGWPAERGMLTVWIAHSTFCAAYVAVVVSSRLRELDMSIEEAAQDLGATPLKTFFYITVPMISPALIAGWLLSFSLSLDDLVIASFASGPGATTLPMVVFSSVRMGVSPKINALATLIILMVSLIAFISWYMARRADKRSRMASD; this is encoded by the coding sequence ATGAATAACAGACTAAATAAACCTAGTTTTTCTACCATAATGCTTTGGGCTGGGATGTTTTTCCTGTACGCGCCAATGTTTATTCTGGTGTTTTACTCATTCAACGAATCTAAACTGGTTACGGTTTGGGGGGGATTTTCGGCTAAATGGTACGGCGAGCTGTTTCGTGATGAGCAGATATTAGATGCTGTTTGGACCAGCTTAAAGGTCGCGTTTTTCGCCTCAACGATGGCGGTGATTTTAGGTACGATGGCGGCATTTGTGATGACGCGTTTCGCGCGCTCTTGGGGACGAATGACGCTGTCGAATATGATCACTGCGCCACTGGTTATGCCTGAAGTGATCACAGGTTTGTCACTGTTGCTACTGTTCGTTCATATGGCAGATCTATTTGGCTGGCCAGCAGAGCGAGGCATGTTGACCGTATGGATTGCTCATTCGACCTTCTGTGCCGCTTATGTCGCCGTTGTGGTGTCATCGCGTTTACGTGAGCTCGATATGTCGATAGAGGAGGCGGCACAAGATTTAGGTGCTACGCCACTAAAGACCTTTTTCTACATAACCGTCCCTATGATCTCACCAGCACTGATCGCGGGCTGGTTATTATCTTTTAGTTTATCACTGGATGATCTGGTTATTGCCAGTTTTGCATCAGGACCTGGTGCGACGACGTTGCCTATGGTGGTGTTCTCATCTGTGAGAATGGGCGTATCGCCAAAGATTAACGCCTTAGCAACCCTGATCATTTTGATGGTGTCCTTAATCGCCTTTATCTCTTGGTATATGGCGCGCCGCGCAGATAAGCGCAGCAGAATGGCGAGCGACTAA
- the potA gene encoding polyamine ABC transporter ATP-binding protein: MASNSGVTNKPTTKTQGEVLLKIDRVSKLFDDVRAVDDVSLNINRGEIFALLGGSGSGKSTLLRMLAGFEKPSEGRIYLDGVDITDMPPYERPINMMFQSYALFPHMTVAQNIAFGLKQDKMPKAEIEQRVQEMLKLVHMEAYAKRKPNQLSGGQRQRVALARSLAKRPKLLLLDEPMGALDKKLRTQMQLEVVDILEAVGVTCVMVTHDQEEAMTMAERISIMNDGWIAQTGSPTDIYESPANRMVAEFIGSVNLFEADIVEDEADHLVIQSPNIAQQFYVGYGVSTSVDSTQVWLAVRPEKTHISREQPQGKYNWCAGEVEDIAYLGGISVYYIRLSNKQLIQSVMTNSDRRSDSPTWEEKVFVSWEADSGVVLRS, translated from the coding sequence ATGGCTAGCAATTCGGGCGTCACCAATAAACCGACAACAAAGACGCAAGGAGAGGTATTGCTGAAGATAGATAGAGTCAGCAAGCTATTTGACGATGTTCGTGCTGTAGACGACGTGTCACTCAATATTAATCGAGGGGAAATCTTTGCACTACTAGGTGGCTCTGGCTCGGGTAAGTCAACACTACTGCGTATGTTAGCAGGCTTTGAAAAGCCTTCTGAGGGACGCATCTACCTTGACGGTGTCGATATTACCGATATGCCTCCCTATGAGCGCCCAATTAATATGATGTTTCAATCATATGCACTATTTCCACATATGACAGTTGCCCAAAATATTGCCTTTGGGTTAAAGCAAGACAAGATGCCAAAAGCTGAAATTGAGCAGCGAGTGCAAGAGATGCTCAAACTGGTGCATATGGAGGCTTATGCTAAGCGTAAGCCTAATCAGCTTTCTGGTGGACAACGTCAGCGTGTGGCATTGGCCCGCTCGTTAGCAAAGCGACCTAAGTTGTTACTGCTCGATGAGCCGATGGGGGCGCTCGATAAAAAGCTGCGTACCCAAATGCAGCTAGAAGTTGTTGATATTCTTGAAGCTGTTGGGGTGACTTGTGTCATGGTAACCCACGATCAAGAAGAAGCGATGACCATGGCAGAACGTATTTCTATTATGAATGATGGTTGGATTGCGCAAACGGGTTCGCCAACGGATATATATGAAAGTCCTGCTAACCGTATGGTGGCCGAATTTATTGGCTCTGTTAACCTTTTTGAAGCCGATATTGTTGAAGATGAAGCGGATCATCTAGTGATTCAATCGCCTAATATCGCTCAGCAATTCTATGTTGGTTATGGTGTGTCCACGAGTGTGGATAGTACTCAAGTCTGGTTGGCTGTTCGCCCTGAAAAAACCCATATATCCCGAGAGCAACCACAAGGTAAATACAATTGGTGCGCCGGCGAGGTCGAAGATATAGCTTATCTTGGTGGTATCTCGGTTTATTACATCCGCTTAAGCAACAAGCAACTTATCCAATCGGTAATGACCAACAGTGACCGCCGTTCAGACTCGCCTACATGGGAAGAGAAAGTGTTTGTCAGCTGGGAAGCCGATAGTGGTGTGGTACTTAGATCATGA
- a CDS encoding NAD(P)/FAD-dependent oxidoreductase: protein MNCTPHANSYYAASANTKQLRTKLADNIETDVCIIGAGYTGLSSAIHLLEAGFKVVVLEAARVGFGASGRNGGQIVNSFSRDIDTIEKTVGVEKGKLFGEMAFEGGRIIKHLVAKYNIQCDLKDGGVFAALNPKQMGHLESQKALWEKHGHMGHLELLDESGIRNVVASERYVGGLLDKSGGHIHPLNLALGEADAVESLGGHIFEDSAVVKVDQGESPVVHTKEGSVKCKFVIVAGNAYLNGLMPELQAKSMPCGTQVITTEPLDEALAKSLLPQDYCVEDCNYLLDYFRLSGDKRLIYGGGVVYGARDPADIEAIIRPKMLETFPQLKDVKIDFTWTGNFLLTLSRLPQVGRIGSNIYYSQGCSGHGVTYTHLAGQILAETINGQAKRFDAFAGLPHYPFPGGHLLQVPFSAIGAWYYTMRDKLGI, encoded by the coding sequence ATGAACTGTACACCTCACGCTAACTCCTATTATGCCGCGTCTGCTAATACTAAGCAGTTACGCACAAAATTAGCCGATAACATTGAAACTGATGTTTGTATTATTGGTGCTGGGTACACTGGTTTATCTTCGGCAATTCATCTATTGGAAGCGGGATTTAAAGTTGTTGTGCTAGAAGCCGCTCGGGTAGGTTTTGGCGCATCGGGGCGTAACGGTGGCCAGATTGTCAATAGTTTCAGCCGCGATATCGATACTATCGAAAAAACTGTCGGTGTTGAAAAGGGCAAACTTTTCGGTGAGATGGCGTTCGAGGGTGGACGTATCATCAAGCATCTAGTGGCCAAATATAACATTCAATGTGACCTAAAAGACGGTGGTGTATTTGCCGCACTTAACCCAAAGCAGATGGGCCATCTTGAGTCACAAAAAGCCTTGTGGGAAAAGCATGGTCATATGGGGCATCTAGAGCTCCTCGATGAGTCTGGCATTCGTAATGTTGTCGCTTCAGAGCGCTATGTCGGCGGTTTGCTAGACAAGAGTGGTGGCCATATTCATCCGCTTAACTTAGCCTTGGGTGAAGCGGATGCTGTTGAGTCTTTAGGTGGACACATTTTTGAAGATTCGGCGGTGGTTAAAGTTGATCAAGGTGAAAGCCCAGTGGTGCATACCAAAGAGGGCTCGGTCAAATGCAAGTTCGTCATTGTCGCGGGTAACGCCTATCTCAATGGTTTGATGCCTGAGTTACAAGCTAAATCGATGCCGTGTGGTACGCAAGTGATCACCACCGAACCTTTAGACGAGGCGTTAGCCAAGTCATTACTACCACAAGATTACTGTGTTGAAGATTGTAACTACTTACTCGACTATTTTAGATTGTCAGGCGATAAACGCCTTATCTATGGTGGTGGGGTGGTTTATGGTGCAAGGGATCCTGCTGATATTGAAGCGATTATCCGTCCTAAGATGCTCGAAACTTTTCCGCAGCTTAAAGATGTAAAAATTGATTTTACTTGGACAGGTAATTTCTTGCTGACCCTTTCTCGTCTTCCTCAAGTTGGACGTATTGGCAGTAATATCTATTACTCTCAGGGATGCAGTGGCCATGGCGTGACTTATACTCATCTGGCTGGCCAGATACTGGCTGAGACCATTAATGGTCAAGCAAAGCGTTTCGATGCGTTTGCAGGCTTACCACACTATCCTTTCCCTGGGGGGCATCTACTTCAAGTGCCATTTTCTGCTATCGGAGCTTGGTATTATACGATGCGTGATAAATTGGGGATTTAA
- a CDS encoding ABC transporter permease subunit — MKKNPLKLLFPKGRFWTIGIPYFWLLMFFALPFAIVLKISLSTPAIAIPPYEALYQYADESLHILLNLGNYLLVFQDSLYVNAYLGSLKMAFITTIGCLLLGYPMAYAIARAPKQHQTVLILLVMLPSWTSFLIRVYAWMGILSNNGVINNVLMWLGVISDPIQMLNTNFAVYIGIIYTYLPFMILPLYANLSQLDGSLLEAAADLGSRSLNTFWKITLPLSKGGVIAGSMLVFIPVVGEFVIPELLGGPDSLMIGKVLWQEFFNNRDWPVASSLAIVMLGLLIIPITLFHRYQSKSMEKTV; from the coding sequence ATGAAAAAAAATCCGCTTAAGCTTTTGTTCCCCAAAGGCCGATTTTGGACAATAGGCATCCCCTATTTTTGGTTGCTGATGTTTTTTGCGCTGCCGTTTGCGATTGTATTAAAGATCAGTTTGTCGACGCCTGCGATAGCTATTCCGCCCTATGAAGCGCTTTATCAGTATGCTGATGAATCACTACATATTCTGCTCAATCTGGGCAACTATTTATTGGTGTTTCAAGACTCCTTATATGTGAATGCTTATCTTGGTTCACTGAAAATGGCATTTATTACGACGATAGGATGTTTACTGCTTGGGTATCCAATGGCCTATGCTATTGCTCGAGCACCGAAACAACATCAAACCGTATTGATATTGTTAGTGATGTTACCTTCATGGACTTCATTCCTTATCCGTGTTTATGCCTGGATGGGGATCTTGAGTAACAATGGAGTTATCAATAACGTCTTGATGTGGCTAGGCGTCATATCTGACCCCATTCAGATGCTCAACACTAATTTTGCCGTCTACATAGGTATTATTTATACCTATTTACCTTTTATGATTTTACCTCTCTATGCCAACTTATCTCAGCTAGATGGTAGCTTGTTAGAAGCTGCGGCGGACTTAGGTTCTCGTAGTTTGAATACCTTCTGGAAGATCACGCTACCCCTATCGAAAGGCGGTGTTATTGCGGGATCTATGTTGGTGTTTATCCCTGTAGTGGGTGAGTTTGTTATTCCTGAACTACTCGGTGGCCCTGATTCCTTAATGATAGGTAAGGTGCTTTGGCAGGAGTTCTTTAATAACCGTGATTGGCCAGTAGCCTCATCGCTTGCGATTGTGATGCTAGGACTATTGATTATACCTATCACGCTATTTCATCGTTACCAGTCTAAAAGTATGGAGAAAACGGTATGA
- a CDS encoding ATP-binding protein, whose product MVVNKRSLTRLFDRLGRSLLTISFVTLFFVSVVAVVVFESRLTRSIVSEEHSNLSDVSRQIDHQIQEHLSRYSDNLRFLYSTPPVSGLTRAKNNHGVDPVDNSSYLLWRKRLEVIFESFLRNKSEYEQLRIVSLDGNELVRVDQRANLVQVVDDSNLQNKTHRDYFAASVKLPPNEVYTSAISLNREFGRIESPHRPMLRLSIAIFDESGKRFGFMIANINVAQLLNSFEKMIPSPYQFILLDQDGFFLVHPDKEAQFSRDLAPEQRWDKRYLIVDEVEDDFHKVIDRYKDNKPYYIFRDDVTLSSYSQNGQLEMMLLTSKTDIDQIMASRRFSVYSFMLALSLLFAFVVIILHRNAKSSYALTAARAQSSAIIGSSKDAIISVSTKGQITSWNRSAQLLFGYDAKYAIGRMLSDLSLLEEVDLAELVDELHSDDKSFCIETSFMQENGTQLYLSVSLSSITNEYQECCGVAVIISDITIEKNAAQKIQSINAELEKKVAIRTAELERASRVKSTFISNISHEMRTPLNGIVGTLNLLKGEPLSASQSRYLNMAEVSVNALAILINDVLDLSKIEAGKLELNIQPFNPRHLVESLCGGMAVKAQEEGLDFIIDLVDLNCISIVSDMHRVSQILSNLINNAIKFTEKGMVKVSVTSLLTNTGEMQFSCHVSDSGIGIAAENQNKLFQAFTQENMSISSKYGGTGLGLSICKQLSELLNGSISFKSEKGVGSTFTFTMNLEEGDYTLTSFPPVLAGHQCVLRVAQPTQSVCIERALTALGGEVVSAQSLLDWLIDNQRGSESMPDVIVIEQQDPLLVELDNKWNELVSSFNPPKILIFQRSGEPPVRVTHAEVTLINNPLLISELIKVFGEEEEQLGSSYEHHSEFDASRTQLTLDKLNLDKVAGARVLVVDDNNINIEVAIGVLSAFPLVFVKAANGQEAIEALISCAEDNKPIDCILMDCQMPIMDGYQCTRDIRQGKAGDQYISTPIIAMTASAMMGEREKCIDLGMNDYVTKPIVAEELQEKVFNWVVAGDFPKKRPTINNEIGSQFDGLNISADSNSVDMQINSLDSEVDGSACDELDTSNELEVSDDVWNVTLALARLMDDIPLFIDICQMYLDSTPVQIGELKAAIELGDWEKARQLSHGLKGLSSSIGAVELQAKLSDLEAATQEQNKQNLIKLYDEIDASYLRLIGLVEGYLEEQANLQAADD is encoded by the coding sequence ATGGTAGTAAACAAACGCAGTCTAACTCGTCTTTTTGATAGGTTAGGCCGTTCATTATTAACGATCTCTTTTGTTACATTATTCTTTGTTTCGGTTGTTGCGGTTGTGGTTTTCGAATCTCGACTAACTCGCTCTATTGTTAGCGAGGAGCATTCAAACTTATCTGATGTAAGTCGCCAGATTGATCATCAAATACAGGAGCATTTATCTCGATATTCAGATAATTTACGATTTTTGTATTCAACCCCACCTGTTTCTGGTTTAACTCGTGCTAAAAATAATCATGGCGTCGATCCTGTTGATAACAGTAGCTATTTATTATGGCGTAAGCGGTTGGAAGTTATTTTCGAGTCTTTTTTACGTAACAAAAGTGAGTATGAACAATTACGAATAGTATCGCTTGATGGCAACGAACTCGTGCGTGTTGATCAGCGTGCTAACCTAGTACAAGTCGTTGATGATTCTAATTTACAAAATAAAACTCATCGGGATTATTTTGCTGCGAGTGTAAAACTTCCCCCTAATGAGGTTTACACTTCGGCTATCTCGCTTAATCGAGAGTTTGGCCGAATCGAGAGTCCTCATCGACCAATGTTGAGGCTATCAATTGCCATTTTTGATGAGTCAGGTAAGCGCTTTGGTTTTATGATTGCAAATATTAATGTTGCGCAATTACTGAACTCCTTCGAAAAGATGATCCCATCTCCTTATCAATTTATATTGCTCGATCAAGATGGATTTTTCTTGGTACACCCAGATAAGGAGGCGCAGTTTAGCCGAGACTTAGCACCTGAACAGCGATGGGATAAGCGTTATCTTATCGTTGATGAGGTTGAGGACGATTTTCATAAAGTAATTGATAGATATAAAGATAACAAGCCATATTATATTTTTAGAGATGATGTAACGCTTTCAAGTTATAGTCAAAATGGTCAATTGGAAATGATGTTGCTTACCTCAAAAACCGACATTGATCAGATTATGGCGTCCAGACGCTTTAGCGTTTATTCATTTATGTTAGCCCTGTCTTTGCTCTTCGCTTTTGTGGTCATCATTCTTCATCGCAATGCGAAAAGCAGCTATGCCCTTACTGCTGCCAGAGCTCAATCTTCGGCAATTATTGGTAGCTCAAAAGATGCAATCATATCGGTCTCAACCAAAGGTCAAATTACCAGTTGGAACCGTTCTGCTCAGTTGCTTTTTGGTTACGATGCCAAATATGCCATAGGCAGAATGCTTAGTGACTTATCACTATTGGAGGAGGTGGATCTCGCCGAACTCGTTGACGAGTTACATAGCGATGATAAGTCATTCTGTATTGAAACCTCTTTTATGCAAGAGAATGGTACGCAATTATATTTATCGGTTTCTCTGTCATCGATTACCAATGAGTATCAGGAGTGCTGTGGGGTCGCTGTGATTATTAGCGATATCACGATTGAGAAGAACGCTGCACAAAAAATACAATCTATCAACGCCGAATTAGAAAAAAAGGTTGCGATTAGAACCGCAGAGCTAGAGCGGGCAAGCCGAGTGAAAAGTACTTTTATTTCAAATATAAGTCATGAGATGAGAACGCCTCTTAACGGTATTGTCGGTACCTTAAACTTGCTAAAGGGAGAGCCCTTGTCCGCTAGTCAGTCTCGTTATTTGAATATGGCTGAGGTTAGTGTCAATGCGCTAGCGATACTCATTAATGATGTGTTGGATCTTTCTAAGATAGAAGCCGGTAAGTTAGAGCTCAATATACAGCCATTTAACCCGCGTCATTTAGTTGAAAGCTTGTGTGGCGGTATGGCAGTTAAAGCGCAGGAGGAAGGACTGGATTTTATTATTGATCTGGTTGATTTAAATTGTATTTCGATAGTCAGTGACATGCATAGAGTGTCACAAATTTTGTCCAATTTAATCAATAACGCCATTAAGTTCACCGAGAAAGGGATGGTTAAGGTGAGCGTTACTAGCCTGCTGACTAATACTGGGGAGATGCAGTTTAGCTGTCATGTATCTGATAGTGGGATTGGAATAGCAGCTGAAAACCAAAACAAACTTTTTCAGGCATTTACTCAGGAAAACATGAGTATTTCATCCAAATATGGTGGAACCGGGCTCGGATTATCGATATGTAAGCAGTTAAGTGAGCTACTAAATGGCAGTATAAGTTTTAAATCGGAAAAAGGGGTTGGTAGTACTTTTACTTTTACCATGAATCTTGAGGAAGGAGATTATACGCTAACGTCTTTTCCTCCAGTGTTAGCGGGACATCAATGTGTTTTAAGGGTGGCGCAGCCAACACAGTCGGTATGTATCGAGAGAGCGTTAACGGCATTAGGTGGTGAAGTGGTATCGGCGCAATCATTATTGGATTGGCTTATTGATAACCAAAGAGGCTCAGAATCAATGCCCGATGTCATTGTCATTGAGCAACAAGATCCACTTCTAGTCGAGTTAGATAATAAATGGAACGAACTAGTATCTAGCTTTAATCCTCCAAAGATACTGATTTTTCAACGGAGTGGAGAGCCTCCAGTAAGAGTGACTCATGCAGAGGTGACACTAATAAATAATCCTTTACTGATATCTGAGTTGATTAAGGTGTTTGGCGAAGAGGAAGAACAGCTTGGCTCTAGTTATGAGCATCATAGCGAGTTTGACGCGAGTCGCACTCAGCTTACGTTAGATAAGCTTAACCTAGATAAAGTTGCTGGAGCTAGGGTTTTGGTTGTCGATGACAATAACATCAATATAGAGGTCGCAATAGGCGTGTTATCGGCATTTCCCCTTGTGTTTGTAAAAGCTGCAAATGGCCAAGAGGCAATAGAAGCATTAATTAGTTGTGCCGAAGACAACAAGCCAATCGATTGTATTTTAATGGATTGTCAGATGCCTATCATGGATGGTTATCAGTGCACTCGAGATATTCGTCAAGGTAAGGCCGGAGATCAGTATATTTCGACGCCAATTATCGCTATGACCGCGAGCGCCATGATGGGAGAGCGTGAAAAATGCATTGACTTGGGGATGAATGATTACGTCACTAAGCCTATTGTGGCGGAGGAGTTACAAGAAAAAGTATTCAATTGGGTTGTTGCTGGGGATTTTCCCAAAAAACGTCCTACTATCAACAATGAGATAGGTTCGCAATTTGACGGTTTGAACATTAGTGCTGATAGTAATAGTGTGGATATGCAAATCAATAGTCTTGATAGTGAGGTTGATGGCAGCGCCTGTGATGAATTAGATACCAGTAATGAATTAGAGGTAAGTGATGATGTATGGAATGTGACCCTAGCGCTTGCTCGATTGATGGATGATATTCCGTTATTTATTGATATTTGTCAGATGTACTTAGACTCCACTCCAGTACAGATTGGCGAACTAAAAGCGGCAATTGAATTAGGTGATTGGGAAAAGGCGCGTCAATTGAGTCACGGGTTGAAAGGATTATCAAGTAGCATTGGCGCAGTGGAATTACAAGCAAAGCTATCCGATTTAGAGGCTGCAACCCAAGAGCAGAATAAGCAAAACTTAATTAAATTATATGATGAAATAGACGCTTCGTACCTGAGGTTGATAGGACTAGTGGAAGGTTATTTAGAGGAACAAGCTAACCTACAGGCCGCTGATGATTAA
- a CDS encoding EAL domain-containing protein, giving the protein MLFNNDVESRQKILVVDDDPANLHLLDSALGDLAQVLCSAGGADALEQAETELPDIILLDIEMPEMDGFEICRRLKNNPKTCNISIIFVTAHSESTFEYKSLEYGGIDFIGKPVDIALCRLRVKNHLMLKRHEAALIETQKDMQALVNQIPAYISYWSEDLNNLFNNDYEGKWLNLPHRATISKHASKILPSNLYLAVLDCLELDQLNHEFEIKLPDNGHQISDAQVHLTIAKQDNKFAGLLLTMTNISSIKQAKKQLYTENNRLKIMLNSIGDAVIATDELARVTFMNPIAERLTGWVNHDAMGLHIDEVMNLCDASTKYKGQNPVTIALKEQRTVGMALNCQLTSQDGTVYRVEDSASPIKDDEGYITGAIIVFHDCSESVAMAVKMSHLANHDQLTDLPNRILLHDRVSHACNVAKANNKLVALLMIDIDHFKFLNDSLGHALGDLMIKLVAKRLQSLIDPNATLARIGGDEFVLLLPNINSASQIDTIANDIVQSTQTPFRIEGKEHSLSVSIGISIFPTDAIRCEEMMTHADAAMYRAKDLGRARFCYFSQELESQLLKRSLLITNLKTAINTEAIEVYYQPKLDLKSMKIVGAEALARLSTPTGEVISPLDFIPLAEETGLIHDLGKIILVKSCAVAKKWSDEGHDLRIAVNIAAKQFSNPNFCETVTDALELTGLRSKYLELEVTESALMHDFDEALTILNTLSSIGLTIAIDDFGTGYSSLSYLKYFPVNTLKIDQSFVKDMFVDEQSLDIVKAVVNLAKSLKLTLVAEGIETLQQLDQLKTLVCEQGQGYLFSKPLPLEEFNLLLQKQ; this is encoded by the coding sequence ATGCTGTTCAACAACGACGTCGAATCTCGTCAGAAAATTTTAGTTGTTGATGATGATCCTGCTAATTTACACTTGTTAGATTCTGCGCTTGGCGACTTAGCGCAGGTTCTTTGCAGCGCAGGAGGCGCCGATGCGTTAGAACAGGCAGAGACCGAACTCCCCGATATTATTCTTCTGGATATTGAGATGCCAGAGATGGATGGCTTTGAAATTTGCAGAAGGTTAAAAAACAATCCAAAAACCTGCAATATCTCGATCATTTTTGTCACCGCGCACAGTGAAAGTACCTTTGAATACAAATCGTTAGAATATGGTGGAATTGACTTCATCGGTAAACCTGTTGATATCGCTTTATGCCGCTTAAGAGTCAAAAATCATTTAATGCTAAAGCGACATGAAGCCGCACTAATTGAAACTCAAAAAGATATGCAGGCCTTGGTTAATCAAATTCCCGCTTACATCTCTTATTGGTCAGAAGACTTGAACAACCTCTTTAATAACGACTACGAGGGCAAATGGTTAAACCTCCCACATAGGGCAACGATATCTAAACATGCATCTAAAATCCTGCCATCCAATCTATACCTAGCGGTTCTTGACTGTTTGGAGTTAGACCAACTAAACCATGAGTTTGAAATAAAACTACCTGATAACGGTCACCAGATCAGCGATGCACAAGTCCATTTGACCATAGCAAAGCAAGACAATAAATTCGCTGGCTTACTTTTAACCATGACGAATATCAGCTCAATAAAACAGGCTAAAAAACAGCTCTATACTGAAAACAACCGCCTGAAAATTATGCTTAACTCTATTGGTGATGCCGTTATCGCAACCGACGAGCTAGCACGAGTTACCTTTATGAACCCTATTGCTGAACGACTAACAGGCTGGGTAAACCACGATGCTATGGGATTACATATAGATGAAGTGATGAATCTATGTGATGCAAGCACAAAATATAAAGGCCAGAACCCAGTCACCATAGCCTTGAAAGAACAGCGCACGGTCGGTATGGCATTAAACTGCCAATTAACCAGCCAAGATGGCACAGTCTATAGAGTAGAAGACTCAGCCTCTCCGATTAAAGATGATGAAGGCTATATAACAGGGGCAATCATCGTCTTTCACGACTGTAGTGAATCTGTGGCTATGGCAGTAAAAATGAGTCACTTGGCAAACCATGATCAACTAACAGATCTTCCTAATCGCATTTTACTCCATGATAGAGTGAGCCATGCTTGTAATGTCGCAAAAGCCAACAATAAGCTAGTTGCACTGCTGATGATTGATATAGACCACTTTAAATTCCTAAATGATTCACTCGGTCACGCTCTTGGCGACCTCATGATTAAACTGGTCGCAAAACGATTACAATCACTCATTGATCCTAATGCCACATTAGCAAGAATAGGGGGTGATGAATTTGTGTTACTGCTACCTAACATTAACTCCGCAAGTCAAATCGACACCATAGCAAATGACATCGTCCAAAGTACGCAAACCCCATTTAGAATTGAGGGAAAAGAACACTCGTTATCGGTCAGCATAGGAATTAGCATCTTCCCAACAGATGCCATTAGATGCGAAGAGATGATGACCCATGCTGATGCCGCCATGTATCGTGCAAAAGACCTAGGCAGGGCCAGATTTTGTTATTTCTCCCAAGAGTTAGAAAGTCAATTATTAAAGCGTAGCCTACTGATAACAAATTTAAAAACCGCTATAAACACCGAGGCTATCGAGGTGTATTACCAGCCTAAGCTAGACTTAAAAAGCATGAAAATAGTCGGAGCAGAAGCCTTAGCTAGGCTCTCAACCCCCACAGGCGAAGTGATTTCACCGTTAGATTTTATCCCTTTGGCGGAGGAAACTGGATTAATTCACGATCTCGGTAAAATTATATTGGTCAAAAGCTGTGCTGTCGCAAAAAAGTGGAGCGACGAAGGTCATGATTTGCGCATCGCGGTTAATATCGCAGCAAAACAGTTTTCCAACCCCAATTTTTGTGAAACAGTAACCGATGCGCTGGAATTGACAGGACTAAGAAGTAAGTACTTAGAACTCGAAGTGACAGAGAGTGCTTTAATGCATGATTTTGACGAAGCCTTAACCATTCTCAATACCTTATCGTCAATTGGTTTAACTATTGCTATTGATGATTTCGGCACAGGCTATTCTAGCTTGTCCTATTTGAAATATTTTCCCGTTAACACACTAAAAATAGATCAATCATTCGTTAAAGATATGTTTGTCGATGAGCAGAGTTTAGATATCGTAAAGGCGGTGGTTAATCTAGCTAAATCACTGAAGCTCACGTTAGTCGCCGAAGGGATAGAGACTCTGCAGCAACTTGATCAGCTGAAGACCTTAGTATGTGAACAAGGCCAAGGCTACTTATTTAGCAAGCCACTACCGTTAGAAGAGTTTAATCTACTGTTACAAAAACAATAA